TTCACCTGGGATCCGGCGCGCTTTCCCGATCCGCAGGCCCTTCTCGAAGAGCTGCGGAGCCATGGCTTCCGGGTCGTCACCATCGTGGACCCGGGTGTCAAGATCGACGAAGAGTATCCCGTCTACCTTGAGGGCCTGGAAAGCGGCCTGTTCTGCCGGCGGGCCGACGGCGACCGCCCGTTTGAGGGCAAGGTGTGGCCCGGGCCTACCGTCTGGCCCGACTTCATCCGGGCCGAGACACGCCGCTGGTGGGGCCGTTGGCACCGGGTGCTCCTGGACGCCGGCGTCAGTGGCATTTGGAACGACATGAACGAGCCGGCGAACTTCCGCCACCCCCTGCCGACCGGCACGCTCGATCCGGGCGTGCGCCACGGACCCGACGCCGAACGCCCCGCCGAGGAGCGGCGCGAGCTCCTTCACACCGAAGCCCACAACGTCTACGGCCTTCTGATGAGCAAGGCCGCTTACGAGGCGCAACTCGCCCTGCGCCCCGGCGTGCGCCCCTTCGTGCTGAGCCGCTCCGGCTTCGCCGGCATTCAGCGCTACGCGGCGGTCTGGACGGGGGACAACTCGAGCTGGTGGGAGCACCTGGCCATGATGGTGCCTCAACTCATCAACCTGGGACTGTCCGGCGTGGCGTTCGCGGGCGCCGACACCGGGGGCTTCGCGGGGCACGCCACGGGCGAACTGCTGGCTCGCTGGACCCAGGCCGGCGCCTTCACGCCGTTCTTCCGAAACCACTCGGCGATGAACACGCGCCGCCAGGAGGTCTGGCAGTTCGGCGAACACATCGAGGCCATCTGCCGCCGCGCCATCGAGTGGCGCTACCGGCTCCTCCCCTACCTCTACGTGCTGTTCTGGGAAGCCGCCTCGAACGGGACGCCCGTCATGCGCCCGCTCTTCTGGCACTTTCCGGGCGATGCGTCCGCTGAACGCCTCCAGGACGAGTGGCTGCTGGGGGCCCACCTCCTGGTGGCGCCGGTCACCCAGCCGGGTGCACGCCACCGCACGGTGTACCTGCCCGAAGGGGAGTGGGTTCACCTGTGGCGGCCGCTTCGCCTGCTGGGCCCGACCCACACGGCCGTCGAGGCGGAGCTTTCGGAGTTGCCGGTCTTCGTCCGGGCCGGGGCGCCGCTCTTGCTCGGCCCCGTCCCGGCCCATACGGGCGAGCTTGCCCGGGACGGGCGGGTCAGCGTCTGGATGGCGGCGCCGTCCGCCGCATACCTGGAGCCAAGCGGCCAAGACTTCTGGACGTGGCTCTACGAAGACGACGGGGAGAGCCTGGCCTACCAGAGCGGCGAATTCGCACGCCGGCGCTTCGACGCGGCCTGGTCGGACGGGTCGGGCAAGCTGCGCCTCCAACTCTCGTTTTCGGGCCGGGACGGCCGCTTCCGGCCGGCGCGGGAGTGGTTGGAGGTGGTCGTCGACCGGGTCTGGCGTGCGCCCACCTGGGTCTCGTGGCAGGGCGCCGAGCTCTCCCGGACCGGCGAGCCGCTGCGC
This region of Bacillota bacterium genomic DNA includes:
- a CDS encoding TIM-barrel domain-containing protein gives rise to the protein MDHHDTAATPYLIGPVELERQDERRLVLATANGGELEVSAWAPDVVRVRYIPSTRPPATIGWALMSPEGSPESFPVEITFGGEAWALSTPRLTARVDRRTGAVAVDAAGHPSPIAEDDPAGPIREEPLAGLPGTDTGTHPVRIRAAKRLPPGAMCLGLGEKAGWMDRRGRVLEMWNTDVLPHLPDTDPLYQSIPFVIVYERGRAWGLFLHNTHRTVFDLGSGRPDRLEFSADAGQLDYFVLAGPTLPQVVSRFSDLTGRMPLPPRWALGFQQSRWGYMTADEVREVASELRRRAIPCDVIYLDIDYMDGYRVFTWDPARFPDPQALLEELRSHGFRVVTIVDPGVKIDEEYPVYLEGLESGLFCRRADGDRPFEGKVWPGPTVWPDFIRAETRRWWGRWHRVLLDAGVSGIWNDMNEPANFRHPLPTGTLDPGVRHGPDAERPAEERRELLHTEAHNVYGLLMSKAAYEAQLALRPGVRPFVLSRSGFAGIQRYAAVWTGDNSSWWEHLAMMVPQLINLGLSGVAFAGADTGGFAGHATGELLARWTQAGAFTPFFRNHSAMNTRRQEVWQFGEHIEAICRRAIEWRYRLLPYLYVLFWEAASNGTPVMRPLFWHFPGDASAERLQDEWLLGAHLLVAPVTQPGARHRTVYLPEGEWVHLWRPLRLLGPTHTAVEAELSELPVFVRAGAPLLLGPVPAHTGELARDGRVSVWMAAPSAAYLEPSGQDFWTWLYEDDGESLAYQSGEFARRRFDAAWSDGSGKLRLQLSFSGRDGRFRPAREWLEVVVDRVWRAPTWVSWQGAELSRTGEPLRPVFEDQANPAAASESRWSAQPAWYHDATAGRVVVRVPERPEPGELLVEW